The following coding sequences are from one Candidatus Aquicultor sp. window:
- a CDS encoding HAMP domain-containing methyl-accepting chemotaxis protein translates to MGKLTELVTGRIQIKATLAIVCVVGLLLGVFAYYVASSQYQVIENALLTKGRIIALSGARATGDMFETAIKNREISEKALFDVSYKPIPGTNPQKYHTAYDAFTDKALQRIEDEYLKDTDVVFAAVVDTNGFLPTHNAKYASGAKDVASNRTKRLFNDPVGLKAGRHTGEVLQQVYKRDTGETMWDVSAPIYVNGKHWGGFRVGFSMARVQATIAENNARIFKAMIGFVLLGAALLIGLASWFIARTIVSPIKKIASAATHVVNNSLESFATEMQAVSEGDLTRCHTGCFDIGDVKIEHKANDEIGSLARAFNGMLVKLEEIGTTFAVMLERIRRLVIEISESSNQLKRASDSLKEAANQTATATTQIAHTIEQVAQGTSSQSGSIDGILGAVSQMSTIINQVASDSIRETVGESAQKISQLSEYSAQIGNIVKVIGDIAAQANLLALNAAIEAARAGEHGKGFAVVADEVRQLAERANSSAGEVAQLLTAVQKGTDQTVSAMESGAGEVTTGTSLAHEAGDSLGKILTTVEDTDQMIDEIAGSVQQVANKGDEIVTSIESIAAVVAENGASSQEVSAATQQMSAQIQEIVSSINDLADMANRLAKDVSYFKVA, encoded by the coding sequence ATGGGTAAATTAACAGAACTGGTAACCGGAAGAATACAGATCAAAGCCACACTGGCAATCGTTTGTGTTGTCGGTCTTCTCCTCGGAGTTTTCGCTTATTATGTAGCGTCATCTCAGTACCAGGTAATCGAGAACGCGCTTCTCACAAAAGGCAGGATTATCGCGTTAAGCGGCGCTCGTGCGACCGGCGATATGTTTGAGACCGCCATAAAGAACCGCGAAATCAGCGAAAAGGCTTTGTTTGATGTCAGCTACAAGCCCATACCGGGAACTAACCCGCAAAAATACCATACCGCATACGATGCATTTACTGATAAAGCGCTTCAGCGCATAGAAGACGAGTATTTGAAGGACACCGACGTGGTGTTTGCGGCGGTTGTCGATACAAACGGCTTCTTGCCCACGCACAACGCTAAGTACGCAAGCGGTGCGAAAGACGTAGCTTCAAACCGGACAAAACGACTCTTTAATGATCCCGTAGGATTGAAAGCAGGCAGGCATACAGGGGAAGTATTGCAGCAGGTGTATAAGCGCGATACAGGCGAGACCATGTGGGATGTCTCAGCTCCCATCTACGTAAACGGCAAACACTGGGGCGGGTTCCGCGTCGGATTTTCGATGGCTCGGGTTCAGGCTACGATCGCTGAGAACAATGCCCGCATTTTTAAAGCGATGATTGGTTTTGTACTGCTTGGCGCAGCGCTTCTTATTGGTTTGGCTTCATGGTTTATCGCCCGCACCATAGTGAGCCCGATAAAGAAGATCGCATCGGCTGCAACGCATGTTGTAAACAATAGTTTGGAGAGTTTTGCTACAGAAATGCAGGCGGTCTCAGAAGGAGATCTCACCAGATGCCATACCGGGTGTTTTGATATTGGCGACGTCAAAATCGAGCACAAGGCAAACGATGAAATCGGCAGCCTTGCGCGAGCATTCAACGGCATGTTGGTTAAGCTCGAAGAAATCGGAACCACATTCGCGGTCATGCTTGAACGCATACGCCGCCTGGTTATAGAAATCTCAGAATCATCCAACCAGCTTAAACGGGCGAGCGACTCATTAAAAGAAGCCGCCAACCAAACCGCCACTGCGACAACCCAAATCGCGCATACAATAGAGCAGGTCGCCCAAGGCACCAGCTCACAAAGCGGTTCTATCGACGGCATTTTGGGCGCTGTCAGCCAGATGTCGACTATCATTAATCAAGTCGCAAGCGATTCAATTCGCGAAACCGTCGGCGAGTCGGCTCAAAAGATAAGTCAGCTCAGTGAATACTCTGCTCAGATCGGAAACATCGTAAAAGTTATTGGCGATATCGCCGCCCAGGCAAATCTGTTGGCGCTAAATGCCGCTATCGAGGCAGCCAGGGCCGGGGAGCACGGCAAGGGATTCGCCGTTGTCGCCGATGAGGTACGCCAGTTGGCAGAACGCGCGAATTCATCCGCCGGCGAAGTAGCTCAGCTGCTCACCGCGGTTCAAAAGGGGACCGACCAAACCGTATCTGCTATGGAGAGTGGGGCCGGCGAGGTCACAACGGGCACTTCGCTTGCGCATGAGGCCGGGGACTCACTCGGCAAGATATTAACCACCGTTGAAGATACCGATCAGATGATTGATGAAATCGCGGGATCTGTCCAGCAGGTGGCCAATAAAGGCGATGAGATCGTCACATCGATTGAATCAATAGCCGCAGTTGTCGCGGAAAACGGAGCTTCCTCTCAGGAAGTATCGGCGGCAACACAGCAGATGAGCGCCCAGATCCAGGAAATCGTCTCATCAATCAACGATCTGGCGGACATGGCAAATCGCCTTGCGAAAGACGTCAGCTACTTCAAGGTTGCGTAA